The Kluyveromyces lactis strain NRRL Y-1140 chromosome D complete sequence genome has a window encoding:
- the PHO80 gene encoding Pho80p (similar to uniprot|P20052 Saccharomyces cerevisiae YOL001W PHO80 Cyclin negatively regulates phosphate metabolism Pho80p-Pho85p (cyclin-CDK complex) phosphorylates Pho4p and Swi5p deletion of PHO80 leads to aminoglycoside supersensitivity truncated form of PHO80 affects vacuole inheritance) — translation MESMNTIDPQKGSNIGQIIPLPEEYLRCSRTHLVVIISRMLSFLIQINDANNAGNQTMELTRFHSKAAPSITVYQYLIRLTKYSSLEHSVLLSAVYYIDLLSAVYPEFTLNSLTVHRFLLTATTIASKGLCDSFCTNTHYSKVGGVQCSELNILENEFLERVRYRIIPRDDNIENCKIEQKLGSNMLIPMKNASQRGPDNGFNVLQNYYRKIVQLVGNPLNSPDKTSTYFFKMVDPMNPGIGGTLVPPSTTIKNNLKDKGNGRLNTNIISTTGRIVSPSITEGDSFNLSEHRKTRSRETSVNENSDSPPITIPQKRNMKEDDPTNMDRKSTLLRNGKKLSSHFNS, via the coding sequence ATGGAATCTATGAATACAATTGATCCTCAGAAGGGATCCAATATTGGACAAATAATACCGCTACCGGAAGAGTATCTACGATGTTCAAGGACCCATTTGGTGGTAATCATATCTAGAATGTTATCCTTTTTGATTCAGATTAATGATGCAAATAACGCTGGTAATCAAACTATGGAATTGACGAgatttcattcaaaagcAGCACCTTCGATCACAGTATATCAGTACCTGATACGACTCACCAAATACTCATCTTTAGAACATAGCGTTCTACTCTCGGCAGTATATTATATTGATTTGTTGTCTGCTGTTTACCCTGAATTTACTTTGAATTCGTTGACCGTCCATCGTTTTTTGTTAACGGCAACTACTATCGCAAGTAAAGGCTTATGTGACTCGTTCTGTACAAACACACATTATTCTAAGGTTGGAGGCGTACAATGCAGTGAACTAAATATCCTTGAGAATGAGTTTTTGGAACGAGTCAGATACAGAATTATCCCAAGAGATGATAATATCGAAAATTGTaagattgaacaaaaattgGGCTCCAATATGCTGATACCCATGAAAAACGCTTCACAGAGAGGTCCCGACAATGGTTTCAATGTTTTACAGAATTATTACAGGAAGATTGTTCAACTCGTTGGAAATCCATTGAACTCACCGGATAAAACTTCCACatacttcttcaaaatggTCGATCCAATGAATCCTGGCATTGGTGGCACCTTGGTACCGCCTAGTACAACAATCAAGAACAATCTTAAAGATAAAGGAAATGGTAGATTAAACACAAACATTATATCCACTACGGGCAGGATCGTTTCACCATCTATAACCGAGGGCGATAGCTTTAATCTGAGTGAACACCGGAAAACTCGTTCCCGAGAAACTTCTGTTAATGAGAATAGTGATTCTCCTCCGATCACCATTCCacaaaagagaaatatGAAGGAGGATGATCCGACCAATATGGATAGAAAGAGCACTTTGCTACGCAACGGCAAAAAGCTTTCAAGTCATTTCAATAGTTGA
- the RIT1 gene encoding tRNA A64-2'-O-ribosylphosphate transferase (similar to uniprot|P23796 Saccharomyces cerevisiae YMR283C RIT1 Modifies initiator methionine tRNA to distinguish it from elongator methionine tRNA Initiator methionine tRNA 2'-O-ribosyl phosphate transferase), which yields MDKETLREIKEISKELRKEDKSLKNRLQSIIFDNNFLKEQVFPTFQYPVVPNERCGLWYCDPKIYDTTSYFKSTDGHMNQWDFSTRRLNFHLLPLLGENGGLVILDSTRRGKKIPDALSKTVPIWCAVLNYLMLEADGKQWPFEEEILFVPPSTVPESEFDRMFAKLPELVQKLKKLDIIDVKKLRKSLQIEEGHDKLLRPIWVYPGSSLLQLKHDLFSGEVIENTHWEPPSNIIPVILCTVSYQCQDGTDKRYGFTYVQGAADDHELWAENLTPQLFWENIDELGDISKSDAELKDSYNAVILRAKVQNSLDISGDISKMLEIDTITARLHLGKITSQFRITPKTVKYLNQKYSAVVLCHEAISVTEITELPRSIHIFPLPSGSKKSSRELRSHLIKINALIEEQLSRPDTAANLPILIACDSGKDISVSILLVALCKYYNLDWELQPQDSVNKTIIKKHLAKIIESLQGRNVNPSRASLNSVNSFLM from the coding sequence ATGGACAAAGAGACTCTTCGAGAAATTAAAGAGATCAGTAAAGAGCTAAGAAAAGAGGATAAGTCTTTAAAGAATCGGTTGCAGAGTATAATATTCGATAACAATTTTCTGAAAGAACAAGTGTTCCCCACTTTCCAATACCCAGTGGTGCCAAATGAAAGATGTGGATTGTGGTACTGCGACCCTAAAATATATGATACAACAAGTTACTTCAAATCCACAGATGGTCACATGAATCAATGGGATTTTAGCACAAGAAGGTTGAACTTCCATCTTTTGCCTCTCTTGGGTGAAAATGGAGGTTTAGTAATTTTAGATAGCACAAGGCGTGGTAAAAAGATTCCAGACGCTTTATCAAAGACAGTACCTATATGGTGTGCTGTTTTAAATTATTTAATGCTAGAAGCTGATGGCAAGCAATGGCCGTTTGAGGAAGAAATATTGTTTGTGCCTCCAAGCACAGTTCCAGAGTCTGAGTTTGACAGAATGTTTGCCAAATTGCCTGAGTTAGTACAAAAACTGAAGAAGCTCGACATAATCGATGTCAAAAAATTGAGAAAAAGTTTACAGATCGAAGAGGGTCATGACAAACTTCTTCGACCAATTTGGGTTTATCCGGGTTCATCGTTGTTGCAATTGAAGCATGATCTTTTCTCAGGAGAAGTTATTGAGAATACACATTGGGAGCCACCAAGTAATATAATTCCTGTGATTTTATGCACTGTCAGTTACCAATGCCAGGACGGTACGGATAAAAGATATGGCTTCACATATGTTCAAGGTGCTGCAGATGACCATGAACTATGGGCAGAAAATCTCACTCCACAACTGTTTTGGGAAAATATAGATGAGCTTGGTGATATTTCCAAGTCTGACGCCGAGCTTAAAGACAGTTATAACGCAGTGATACTTAGAGCAAAGGTACAAAATAGCCTTGACATATCTGGAGATATTAGCAAAATGCTTGAAATAGACACTATCACAGCCCGTTTACACTTAGGTAAAATTACATCCCAGTTTCGCATAACCCCAAAGACAGTCAAATACTTGAACCAAAAATATTCTGCAGTGGTATTATGTCACGAAGCTATATCTGTTACTGAAATAACCGAACTACCACGCTCAATCCATATTTTCCCATTACCCAGCGGATCgaagaaaagttcaagagAGTTACGAAGCCATCTCATTAAGATAAATGCCCTTATTGAGGAACAACTTTCACGCCCAGATACAGCAGCTAATTTACCAATTCTAATAGCATGTGACTCAGGGAAAGATATTTCAGTATCAATTCTACTGGTTGCACTTTGTAAATACTATAACCTAGACTGGGAACTACAGCCTCAGGATAGTGTTAATAAGACTATCATCAAAAAACATCTAGCCAAGATTATAGAGTCTCTACAAGGGAGGAATGTTAACCCATCAAGAGCAAGTCTTAACAGTGtaaattcttttctaatGTAG
- the RRP6 gene encoding exosome nuclease subunit RRP6 (similar to uniprot|Q12149 Saccharomyces cerevisiae YOR001W RRP6 Exonuclease component of the nuclear exosome contributes to the quality-control system that retains and degrades aberrant mRNAs in the nucleus) codes for MSSEDKDTLLSSLVQTVRSSSALAAQDIDFYKSLDSNINASLEDTSTNILSLINDLLLSIDPNNDVIQQGKDSFVDSWKSISNIMDNLFEKSDHALDNIRAGNGGNAGGPSLKYLNDDDRSNNKPSKRIEKPQLSFKTPVDNTELHPFKPLLEYKPHSLQPFEISLKMVPEEESIPSHYPHPYEYEIDHQKYNDSILVATEPIPSKDWDETEAIWVDTVEGLNKMKDELSKATELAIDLEHHDYRSYYGIVCLMQISDREHDWIVDTIALREELYILNDIFTDPNVTKVLHGAFMDIIWLQRDLGLYIVGLFDTYHASRMLGFPKHSLAYLLERFANFKTSKKYQLADWRIRPLTKPMLAYARADTHFLLNIFDKLRNSLLEQNKMSDVLHESRKVAKRRFEYSSFRPKVPSSAVFSPIEKDEPWKNIMFQYNIPASKELLLRRLYEWRDTIARRDDESPRYVMPNQLLVSLVAGAPTEPINVLSVSSYVSEHLRTNSKVIANLIKRTLEDLKGNSNSSAIPLLESAESNGTDLANIITTSQIKSIQNIFHSLASEINSQKLNNEQNSEKSVLFNGISNLDVNTAVRYTPKTRTLIPQHELLKRQHEITRTLEQEYTDRQAQSIVLPSNEDEAPTQVSNDENRNEVITSDPSQEEIEENKDEVITLRKRQSQSNNKRKTISPPASHEIMDYAAGSDLLNSTKNNTNSQKHKKRRFDPYSVEHVGPQPIKKKSKPAKGKNVSFKR; via the coding sequence ATGTCTTCAGAGGATAAGGATACGTTACTTTCCAGTTTGGTTCAAACTGTGAGATCATCGAGTGCATTGGCTGCACAGGATATCGATTTCTACAAAAGTTTAGATTCCAACATTAATGCATCATTAGAAGACACTTCTACGAACATTTTATCGTTAATCAACGACTTGCTTTTGTCTATTGATCCCAATAATGATGTAATTCAGCAAGGGAAAGACAGTTTTGTGGATTCTTGGAAATCCATAAGTAATATTATGGATaatttatttgaaaagtctGATCATGCACTTGACAACATTAGAGCCGGAAATGGTGGAAACGCTGGAGGTCCATCACTTAAGTATctaaatgatgatgatcGTTCGAACAATAAACCATCCAAGAGGATTGAAAAACCTCAACTAAGTTTTAAAACTCCTGTAGATAACACAGAACTTCATCCTTTCAAGCCATTATTGGAATACAAACCCCATAGTTTACAACCGTTCGaaatttcattgaagatgGTCCCAGAAGAGGAATCCATCCCGTCCCATTACCCACATCCATACGAATATGAGATCGACCACCAAAAATACAATGACTCCATTCTTGTTGCAACAGAACCGATCCCATCAAAGGACTGGGATGAAACTGAAGCAATTTGGGTTGACACCGTTGAAGGCCTTaacaaaatgaaagatgaaTTAAGTAAAGCCACAGAATTAGCAATCGATTTAGAACATCATGATTATAGGTCTTACTATGGTATAGTTTGTTTGATGCAAATTAGTGACCGGGAGCATGATTGGATTGTAGATACTATTGCATTGAGAGAGGAACTTTACATATTGAATGATATCTTTACCGACCCTAATGTTACTAAAGTTCTGCACGGTGCATTCATGGATATCATATGGCTTCAACGTGATTTAGGCTTATATATTGTTGGCCTTTTTGATACTTATCATGCCTCCAGGATGTTAGGTTTTCCAAAACACAGTCTGGCCTATCTTCTCGAAAGATTTGCTAATTTCAAgacttcaaaaaaatatcaactGGCAGACTGGAGAATCAGACCGTTGACCAAGCCTATGCTTGCATATGCAAGAGCTGATACGCATTTTCTCCTAAATATTTTCGATAAATTAAGGAACTCTCTACTGGAACAGAATAAGATGTCCGATGTTTTGCATGAATCGAGAAAAGTGGCtaaaagaagatttgaatataGTAGTTTCAGACCAAAGGTTCCGTCTTCAGCAGTGTTTTCACctattgaaaaggatgaaCCTTGGAAGAATATTATGTTTCAGTACAATATTCCGGCTTCAAAGGAATTACTTCTCCGTAGACTTTATGAATGGAGAGATACAATCGCCAGGAGGGATGATGAATCTCCTCGTTACGTGATGCCAAACCAACTACTTGTATCGTTGGTGGCTGGTGCACCAACCGAACCCATTAACGTATTGTCTGTCAGCTCATACGTTTCAGAGCATTTAAGAACAAATTCGAAGGTCATTGCAAACTTGATCAAAAGAACTTTAGAGGATCTCAAAGGAAATTCCAACTCTTCTGCGATCCCACTTTTGGAATCGGCCGAAAGTAACGGCACCGATCTGGCCAATATAATAACAACGTCCCAAATTAAATCCATTCAGAATATATTTCATTCACTTGCTTCGGAAATAAACTCTCAAAAGCTGAATAACGAACAAAATTCAGAGAAATCTGTCCTATTCAATGGTATTTCAAACTTGGATGTGAATACTGCCGTCAGATATACACCAAAGACGAGAACGCTCATTCCACAACATGAATTATTAAAGCGTCAGCATGAAATAACAAGGACGTTAGAACAAGAATACACTGACCGACAAGCTCAGAGTATTGTGCTACCGTCAAATGAGGATGAAGCTCCTACGCAAGTATCTAACgatgaaaacagaaatgaAGTCATCACGTCTGATCCTTCTCAGGAAGAGATTGAAGAGAACAAGGATGAAGTAATTACGTTGCGCAAAAGACAATCTCAATCTAACAACAAACGAAAGACTATCAGTCCACCTGCAAGTCATGAGATTATGGATTATGCTGCTGGCTCCGACCTATTGAACTCAACAAAGAATAATACAAACTCACAGAAGCataaaaaaagaagattcGATCCTTACTCTGTTGAACATGTCGGTCCACAGCctatcaagaaaaaatcaaaaccTGCCAAGGGTAAGAACGtctcattcaaaagataG
- the ALG6 gene encoding dolichyl-P-Glc:Man(9)GlcNAc(2)-PP-dolichol alpha-1,3-glucosyltransferase (similar to uniprot|Q12001 Saccharomyces cerevisiae YOR002W ALG6 Glucosyltransferase involved in transfer of oligosaccharides from dolichyl pyrophosphate to asparagine residues of proteins during N-linked protein glycosylation mutations in human ortholog are associated with disease), with product MGLKKKQTPKNAVKKTVSSLPANAETTTSTAIMKKVESVEAFFASPMYDFLTPFRPVGNQWCAKYVIVIFALIIRCAVGLGGYSGMNTPPMFGDFEAQRHWMEITQHLPVREWYWYDLQYWGLDYPPLTAYHSYLLGKLGSFFREGWFDLESSRGYESLNLKSYMRFTVIISELLLYIPAVIYFTKWVGKYRSQSPIGQYIAAAAILFQPALILVDHGHFQYNCVMLGMTVYTLNNLLDGFYAMGAICFVLSLCFKQMALYYSPIFFAYLLSKSTYSPGINLPRLFAISVSTALAFIGSFGPIYIFGGYKNLVQSMHRIFPFARGIFEDKVANFWCVSNIFIKYRNLFTQKDLQLYSLLATVIGLLPSFIITFLYPKRHLLPYALAACSMSFFLFSFQVHEKTILLPLLPITLLYTSRDWNVLSLVCWINNVALFTLWPLLKKDNLVLQYGVMFMFSNWLIGNFSFVTPRFLPKFLTPGPSISDIDVDYRRASLLPKSLIWRLIIVGSYIAMGIIHFLDYYVSPPSKYPDLWVLANCSLGFSCFVTFWIWNNYKLFEMRNSTLQDL from the coding sequence ATgggtttgaagaagaaacagacCCCCAAAAATGCTGTTAAGAAGACCGTCAGCAGTCTACCAGCCAACGCAGAGACTACTACGTCAACTGCTATCATGAAAAAGGTTGAATCAGTGGAGGCATTCTTTGCTTCACCTATGTACGATTTTTTGACCCCATTCAGGCCAGTGGGCAACCAATGGTGTGCAAAATATGTCATAGTCATTTTCGCGTTGATCATAAGATGCGCTGTCGGGTTAGGTGGGTACTCTGGTATGAATACGCCTCCAATGTTCGGGGATTTTGAAGCTCAGAGGCATTGGATGGAAATTACACAGCATCTTCCGGTTCGTGAGTGGTACTGGTATGATTTGCAATACTGGGGGCTTGACTATCCGCCTTTGACTGCTTACCATTCATATTTATTGGGTAAACTGGGATCGTTTTTCCGAGAAGGGTGGTTTGATCTCGAGTCATCCAGAGGCTACGAATCACTTAACTTGAAGTCATATATGAGATTTACTGTAATTATTAGTGAGTTGTTACTCTATATTCCCGCAGTAATTTACTTTACCAAGTGGGTCGGAAAATATAGATCGCAATCCCCAATTGGTCAATAcattgctgctgctgctaTTCTGTTCCAGCCAGCGTTGATTTTGGTGGATCATGGACATTTCCAATATAACTGCGTAATGTTGGGAATGACAGTCTACACATTGAATAATCTGTTAGATGGGTTTTACGCTATGGGAGCTATATGTTTTGTGCTATCACTTTGTTTTAAGCAAATGGCACTTTATTATTCTccaattttctttgcttATCTATTGAGTAAATCCACATACTCTCCAGGGATCAACTTACCTAGGTTATTTGCGATCTCTGTTTCAACAGCTCTTGCATTCATTGGTTCTTTCGGTCCAATCTATATCTTTGGAGGATACAAGAACTTAGTGCAATCAATGCACAGGATTTTTCCATTTGCCAGGGGTatctttgaagataaaGTTGCGAATTTTTGGTGCGTTTCtaatattttcatcaaatataGAAATCTATTCACTCAGAAGGATCTTCAATTATACTCATTACTCGCAACAGTTATTGGGCTTTTACCATCATTCATTATAACATTTTTATACCCGAAGAGACATTTACTACCATATGCTTTGGCCGCATGTTCGATGTCATTCTTCTTATTCAGCTTCCAGGTTCATGAAAAGACAATCTTATTACCTTTACTTCCTATTACACTCTTGTACACGTCAAGAGATTGGAATGTTCTATCATTGGTTTGTTGGATTAACAACGTGGCATTGTTTACACTCTGGCCATTACTGAAAAAGGACAATCTAGTATTGCAATATGGAGTCATGTTCATGTTTAGCAATTGGTTGATCGGTAACTTCAGTTTCGTCACACCACGCTTCCTCCCAAAATTTTTGACACCAGGGCCATCCATCAGTGATATAGATGTTGATTATAGACGGGCAAGTTTACTACCCAAGAGCCTAATATGGAGATTAATCATTGTTGGCTCATATATTGCAATGGGGATTATTCATTTTCTAGACTATTACGTCTCCCCGCCATCAAAATACCCTGATTTATGGGTGCTTGCCAATTGTTCCTTGGGCTTCTCATGTTTTGTGACATTTTGGATATGGAACAATTATAAATTATTCGAAATGAGAAACAGCACTTTGCAAGATTTATAG
- the YPT7 gene encoding Rab family GTPase YPT7 (highly similar to uniprot|P32939 Saccharomyces cerevisiae YML001W YPT7 Gtp-binding protein of the rab family required for homotypic fusion event in vacuole inheritance for endosome-endosome fusion and for fusion of endosomes to vacuoles when expressed from high copy plasmid GTP-binding protein rab family), which translates to MSRKKNILKVIILGDSGVGKTSLMHRYVNDKYSQQYKATIGADFLTKEVIVNDDKVATMQVWDTAGQERFQSLGVAFYRGADCCVLVYDVTNGKSFDNVKSWRDEFLVHANVSSPETFPFVILANKVDVEESKKVVSSRSAQEQAKSLGNVPLFFTSAKDSINVQDAFEEIARSALQQSQSDADAYEDDLSEAINIQLDGEPSSCNC; encoded by the coding sequence ATGTCtaggaagaagaatattctAAAAGTTATCATTCTAGGTGATTCGGGTGTTGGTAAGACATCTTTGATGCACAGATATGTCAACGACAAGTATTCTCAACAATATAAGGCTACGATAGGAGCAGATTTTCTTACCAAGGAAGTCATTGTGAATGACGATAAGGTTGCGACGATGCAAGTATGGGACACTGCTGGTCAGGAGAGATTCCAATCGCTTGGTGTTGCATTTTACAGAGGTGCTGATTGTTGCGTGTTAGTATACGATGTGACCAATGGTAAGTCGTTCGATAATGTGAAGTCGTGGAGAGATGAGTTTTTGGTTCATGCGAACGTCTCCTCGCCAGAAACCTTCCCATTTGTAATTCTAGCTAATAAAGTTGACGTAGAAGAATCGAAAAAAGTGGTTTCTTCTAGATCTGCGCAGGAGCAAGCTAAATCCTTGGGAAACGTACCTCTGTTCTTTACTAGTGCCAAGGATTCCATTAATGTCCAGGACGCATTTGAGGAAATCGCACGCAGCGCATTACAACAAAGTCAATCTGATGCGGATGCGTATGAGGACGACCTAAGCGAAGCTATCAATATTCAGTTGGACGGAGAACCTAGCTCATGTAACTGTTAA
- a CDS encoding pirin family protein (conserved hypothetical protein), which translates to MGLNVVSKVRSVLKHFVAIEQSEGAGALVKRSIGTIQMRNFPPFLMLDNFDVSPPAGFPEHPHHGQETITYVLRGMMAHEDFTGSKGVLRSGDLQFMTAGKAIVHSEIPVKMDNGESTQGLQLWVDLPNDIKNVEPRYRDLRREEIPLATPSDNLIVKVISGESYGVKSLTELAYTPVEFYHFIANKKNTEFAQPFSDDFSSFIYIMKGSISISDQEYPESSAIFFKNDGDGIRGFTTSDNAEFAIIAGKYFNQKVVQYGPFVESSRENIVDVIQNYQNGVNGFENARTWSPVIKNGVTEAEVQQYLPKGN; encoded by the coding sequence ATGGGTTTGAACGTTGTTAGTAAGGTACGTTCTGTGTTGAAACACTTTGTTGCCATTGAGCAGAGTGAGGGTGCTGGTGCCCTTGTTAAGAGGTCCATTGGGACTATACAGATGAGAAACTTTCCACCATTCTTAATGTTGGATAACTTCGATGTGTCTCCACCTGCCGGGTTCCCGGAACATCCACATCACGGTCAAGAAACCATTACTTATGTATTGCGCGGTATGATGGCACATGAGGATTTTACTGGTTCTAAAGGAGTTCTACGGTCTGGTGATTTGCAGTTTATGACTGCAGGCAAAGCGATTGTCCATTCAGAAATCCCCGTTAAGATGGATAACGGTGAATCCACCCAGGGTTTACAACTTTGGGTTGATTTACCCAACGATATAAAAAACGTGGAGCCACGTTATAGAGATCTACGTCGTGAAGAGATTCCTTTGGCTACTCCTAGTGATAACCTAATTGTGAAAGTGATCAGTGGTGAATCCTATGGTGTTAAATCCTTAACTGAATTGGCCTACACACCAGTCGAGTTCTATCATTTTATTGCCAACAAAAAGAACACAGAGTTTGCACAACCGTTTAGCGATGATTTTAGTTCCTTCATTTACATCATGAAAGGATCAATCAGTATTTCAGATCAAGAATATCCTGAATCCTCCgccatcttcttcaagaatgatGGTGATGGCATTAGGGGATTCACCACTTCCGATAACGCGGAATTCGCCATTATCGCTGGTAAATACTTCAACCAAAAAGTGGTTCAATACGGTCCGTTCGTGGAATCTTCAAGAGAGAATATTGTCGATGTCATTCAAAACTACCAAAATGGTGTCAATGGGTTTGAAAACGCTAGAACTTGGTCCCCTGTCATTAAGAACGGTGTCACCGAAGCAGAAGTTCAACAGTATCTGCCAAAGGGAAATTGA
- the IZH2 gene encoding PAQR-type receptor (similar to uniprot|Q12442 Saccharomyces cerevisiae YOL002C IZH2 Membrane protein involved in zinc metabolism member of the four-protein IZH family direct target of the Zap1p transcription factor expression induced by zinc deficiency and fatty acids deletion increases sensitivity to elevated zinc) yields the protein MSTRKRSVVTEETALIEETPGTKKTVRVYERRVYSWDEIPDWQKDNEHILHGYVRETQSWKELFHSLFYLHNESVNIYTHLIPAVALFFIMLFATHHVINEYPTTSAIDYFMINLFFFGCATCLTMSSMFHTIKCHSLPIATFGNKLDYLGIVVLISTSMISILFYGFHDSSLLFYPFAGLTSLFGLICGYMSLKDKFRSREWRPYRATMFVLFGLSAVFPIVAGFIVYGKDETWKRVQLTWVIWEGVLYIFGAFLYGVRFPERLAPGKFDIWGHSHQLFHVLVVVAALCHLKALVVSYGLVHQALSQ from the coding sequence ATGAGCACTAGAAAACGGTCCGTTGTTACTGAAGAGACCGCCCTCATCGAAGAGACCCCGGGAACGAAGAAAACTGTAAGAGTTTATGAGAGAAGGGTTTATTCCTGGGATGAAATTCCAGATTGGCAAAAGGATAATGAGCACATCCTGCATGGCTATGTACGAGAGACCCAGAGCTGGAAAGAGCTTTTCCATTCATTGTTCTATCTTCACAATGAAAGTGTTAACATATACACACACCTTATACCTGCAGTAGCccttttctttattatGCTATTTGCTACGCATCATGTTATCAACGAGTACCCTACGACTTCAGCAATTGATTATTTTATGATaaatctcttcttcttcggGTGCGCAACTTGCTTGACGATGAGTAGTATGTTCCATACCATTAAATGTCATTCTTTACCAATTGCAACTTTTGGTAATAAGTTAGACTATTTAGGAATCGTTGTGTTAATATCTACGTCCATGATTAGTATATTGTTTTATGGATTTCACGATAGCAGTCTTTTGTTTTATCCATTTGCGGGTTTGACAAGTCTCTTCGGGTTAATTTGTGGCTACATGTCGTTAAAGGATAAATTCAGGTCTAGAGAGTGGAGACCTTACAGAGCCACTATGTTTGTTCTATTTGGACTTTCTGCGGTGTTCCCGATAGTTGCTGGGTTTATTGTCTATGGGAAAGATGAGACATGGAAGAGGGTTCAATTGACATGGGTCATTTGGGAAGGAGTTCTATACATTTTCGGAGCATTCTTATATGGAGTTAGATTTCCCGAAAGGCTTGCCCCGGGAAAGTTCGATATTTGGGGACATTCACATCAACTTTTCCATGTACTAGTAGTTGTTGCTGCTCTATGTCATTTAAAGGCACTAGTCGTCTCTTATGGGCTGGTCCATCAAGCTTTGTCACAGTGA